The Flavobacterium piscisymbiosum genome includes a region encoding these proteins:
- a CDS encoding Fn3-like domain-containing protein gives MITKTTLEKAAKFVHNCKFIFSFKKNIFQKNIFTLLFCFITAIAFAQSGSCNSEITIEGDKEQKYNGFETSFLLQIKNTGTTTDTYQLSADNFSGFVENPDGSSSQNNVLMSNKLQHKNNSALNKTITLAAGESVEFYVKLNLTDSNKLDQWNGTKVIATSGSCPESKSQVILYTYIPPKKTKGIGFNKSYFDLKNAMNSRAAYVFLLQNVVAVRFFS, from the coding sequence ATGATAACTAAAACTACTCTTGAAAAAGCAGCGAAATTTGTTCACAATTGTAAGTTTATTTTTTCTTTCAAAAAAAACATTTTTCAGAAAAACATTTTTACTCTACTGTTTTGTTTCATTACAGCTATTGCATTTGCACAATCGGGTTCATGCAATTCAGAAATAACAATTGAAGGAGATAAGGAGCAAAAGTACAATGGTTTTGAAACTTCATTTTTACTTCAAATTAAAAACACCGGTACTACTACAGACACTTATCAATTATCTGCAGACAACTTTTCAGGCTTTGTCGAAAACCCGGACGGAAGTTCTTCGCAAAATAATGTTTTAATGAGCAATAAACTGCAGCATAAAAACAATTCGGCACTTAATAAGACCATTACACTTGCTGCGGGAGAGTCTGTAGAATTTTATGTAAAACTCAACTTAACTGACAGTAACAAACTCGACCAATGGAATGGCACTAAGGTGATTGCAACTTCGGGCTCTTGCCCGGAAAGTAAAAGTCAGGTCATTCTTTACACCTACATCCCTCCTAAAAAAACAAAAGGAATTGGTTTTAATAAATCTTATTTCGATTTAAAAAACGCAATGAATTCGAGAGCCGCTTATGTTTTCTTACTACAAAATGTAGTTGCAGTTCGTTTTTTCTCTTAG